Proteins co-encoded in one Ammospiza caudacuta isolate bAmmCau1 chromosome 16, bAmmCau1.pri, whole genome shotgun sequence genomic window:
- the EIF4E1B gene encoding eukaryotic translation initiation factor 4E type 1B: protein MATGEQRHQERRRQRARQQELLPAEIQGKHPLQNRWALWFFKNDKSKMWQANLRLVTKFSTVEDFWALYTHIQLASKLAAGCDYSLFKDGIEPMWEDSQNKRGGRWLITLAKQQRHTELDRFWLDTLLCLIGEMFDEYSDQVCGAVINIRTKGDKIAIWTREAENQEGVTHIGRVYKEHLGLSQKVAIGYQAHADTATKSGSLAKTKFVV from the exons ATGGCTACAGGGGAGCAG AGGCACCAGGAGCGCCGCCGCCAGAGGGCTCggcagcaagagctgctccCGGCAGAGATCCAGGGCAAGCACCCCCTGCAGAACAG atgGGCACTCTGGTTTTTCAAGAATGACAAGAGCAAGATGTGGCAGGCAAACCTGCGCCTGGTCACCAAATTCAGCACTGTGGAGGATTTCTGGGC GCTGTACACTCACATCCAGCTCGCCAGTAAGCTCGCAGCTGGCTGTGACTACTCCCTCTTCAAG GATGGCATTGAGCCCATGTGGGAGGACAGCCAGAACAAGCGCGGTGGGCGCTGGCTCATCACACTGGCCAAGCAGCAGCGGCACACGGAGCTGGACCGCTTCTGGCTGGACACA CTGCTGTGCCTCATTGGGGAGATGTTTGATGAGTACAGCGACCAGGTGTGCGGGGCCGTCATCAACATCCGCACCAAGGGGGACAAGATTGCCATCTGGACCCGGGAAGCAGAGAACCAGGAAGGGGTCACCCACATTGG GCGTGTCTACAAGGAGCACCTGGGCCTGTCACAGAAGGTGGCCATTGGGTACCAGGCTCATGCAGATACAGCCACCAAGAGCGGCTCCCTTGCCAAGACCAAGTTTGTGGTGTGA
- the SNCB gene encoding beta-synuclein isoform X1, translating into MGQGIRGDVTGRRAAMEVFMKGLSKAKEGVVAAAEKTKQGVAEAAEKTKEGVLYVGSKTQGVVQGVTSVAEKAKEQASQLGEAAFTGAGNIAAATGLVKKEEFPADLKAEEVAQEAVEEPLVEPLLEPEGENYEEPPQEEYQEYEPEA; encoded by the exons ATGGGACAAGGAATCCGAGGAGATGTGACCGGGAGAAG AGCCGCCATGGAGGTGTTTATGAAGGGCTTGTCCAAGGCCAAGGAGGGGGTGGTTGCCGCAGCTGAGAAGACCAAGCAGGGGGTGGCCGAGGCCGCGGAGAAGACCAAGGAAGGGGTCCTCTATGTCG GGAGTAAAACCCAAGGTGTGGTGCAAGGCGTAACCTCAG TGGCTGAGAAAGCGAAGGAGCAGGCGTCCCAGCTGGGCGAGGCCGCCTTCACCGGTGCTGGCAACATCGCGGCGGCCACCGGGCTGGTGAAGAAGGAGGAGTTCCCTGCAGACCTGAAG GCAGAGGAGGTGGCCCAGGAGGCTGTGGAGGAGCCACTGGTTGAGCCGCTGCTGGAGCCAGAGGGGGAGAACTACGAGGAACCCccacag gaggAATACCAGGAATACGAGCCAGAGGCATAA
- the SNCB gene encoding beta-synuclein isoform X2, giving the protein MEVFMKGLSKAKEGVVAAAEKTKQGVAEAAEKTKEGVLYVGSKTQGVVQGVTSVAEKAKEQASQLGEAAFTGAGNIAAATGLVKKEEFPADLKAEEVAQEAVEEPLVEPLLEPEGENYEEPPQEEYQEYEPEA; this is encoded by the exons ATGGAGGTGTTTATGAAGGGCTTGTCCAAGGCCAAGGAGGGGGTGGTTGCCGCAGCTGAGAAGACCAAGCAGGGGGTGGCCGAGGCCGCGGAGAAGACCAAGGAAGGGGTCCTCTATGTCG GGAGTAAAACCCAAGGTGTGGTGCAAGGCGTAACCTCAG TGGCTGAGAAAGCGAAGGAGCAGGCGTCCCAGCTGGGCGAGGCCGCCTTCACCGGTGCTGGCAACATCGCGGCGGCCACCGGGCTGGTGAAGAAGGAGGAGTTCCCTGCAGACCTGAAG GCAGAGGAGGTGGCCCAGGAGGCTGTGGAGGAGCCACTGGTTGAGCCGCTGCTGGAGCCAGAGGGGGAGAACTACGAGGAACCCccacag gaggAATACCAGGAATACGAGCCAGAGGCATAA
- the UNC5A gene encoding netrin receptor UNC5A — MRDRQGFSGHGHCVAAFPDGWQGAQQSATVANPASGASSDLLPHFQLEPEDVYIVKNKAVSLACRATPATQIYFKCNGEWVHQGDHVTQHSTDRSTGLPVMEVRIEVTRQQVEKIFGLEEYWCQCVAWSSSGTTKSQKAFVRIAYLRKNFEQEPTAREVSIEQGIVLPCRPPEGIPPAEVEWLRNEELVDPELDANVYVTPEHSLVLRQARLADTANYTCVAKNIVARRRSASAAITVYVNGGWSTWTQWSGCSTSCGRGWQKRSRTCTNPTPLNGGAFCEGQNVQKTACTTLCPVDGAWSEWSKWSECGAECTHWRSRECSEPAPRNGGRDCHGPELDTRNCTSELCTHAAPGAEDVALYVGLVAVAVCLVLLLLVGVLVYCRKKGGLDADVADSSILTAGFQPVSIKPSKADNPSLLTIQPDLSTTTMTYQGSLCPRQDGPAKLQLPNGHLLSPLGAGRHTLHHSSPAAEGADFVARLSTQSYFRSLPRGTNNMAYGTFNFLGGRLMIPNTGISLLIPPDAIPRGKIYEVYLTLHKQEEVRLPLAGCQTLLSPIVSCGPPGVLLTRPAILAMGHCVEASAENWSIRLKKQSCEGTWEDVLQLGAEPCTELYYCQLEAQACYVFTEQLGRFALVGESLSMAASKRLKLVLFAPAACPSLEYNIRVYCLSDTQDVLKEVIQLEKQLGGQLIGAPRVLHFKDSYHNLRLSIHDMPSSLWKSKLLASYQEIPFYHIWSGLQPFLHCTFTLERLSTSTCELACKIWVWQVEGDGQSFTVNFNIAKDTRFSDWLVPDEVGTPALVGPSAFKIPFLIRQKIISSLDPPGTRGADWRTLAQKLNLDSHLSFFASKASPTAMILNLWEARHFPNGNLSQLAAAVAEVGKQDGALFSEAEC, encoded by the exons ATGAGGGATCGGCAAGGGTTCAGCGGGCACGGCCACTGCGTGGCTGCTTTCCCTGATGGATGGcagg GTGCTCAGCAAAGCGCGACCGTGGCCAACCCGGCGTCTGGCGCATCCTCGGACCTGCTGCCACACTTCCAACTGGAGCCGGAGGATGTCTACATTGTGAAGAACAAGGCAGTGAGCCTGGCCTGCcgtgccacccctgccacgcAGATCTACTTCAAGTGCAATGGCGAGTGGGTGCACCAAGGTGACCACGTTACGCAGCACAGCACCGACCGCAGCACCG GGCTGCCAGTGATGGAAGTGCGCATCGAGGTCACCCGTCAACAAGTGGAGAAGATCTTTGGGCTGGAGGAGTACTGGTGCCAGTGCGTGGCCTGGAGCTCCTCCGGCACCACCAAGAGCCAGAAGGCCTTTGTGCGCATCGCCT ATCTGCGCAAGAACTTCGAGCAGGAGCCGACAGCCAGGGAGGTCTCCATTGAGCAGGGCATCGTGCTGCCATGCCGCCCTCCCGAGGGCATCCCCCCGGCCGAG GTGGAGTGGCTCCGCAACGAGGAGCTGGTGGACCCAGAACTGGATGCCAATGTCTATGTGACACcagagcacagcctggtgctgcGTCAGGCCCGCCTGGCCGACACCGCCAACTACACCTGCGTGGCCAAAAACATCGTGGCCCGTCGCCGCAGCGCCTCCGCTGCCATCACTGTCTACG TGAACGGCGGCTGGTCGACGTGGACGCAGTGGtcaggctgcagcaccagctgtgGACGGGGCTGGCAGAAGCGGAGCCGGACGTGCACCAACCCCACACCCCTCAATGGGGGTGCTTTCTGTGAGGGCCAAAACGTGCAGAAAACTGCCTGCACCACCCTCTGCCCAG tggaTGGCGCCTGGTCGGAGTGGAGCAAATGGTCGGAGTGTGGGGCTGAATGCACCCACTGGCGCAGCCGCGAGTGCTCGGAGCCAGCGCCGCGCAACGGAGGCCGGGATTGTCATGGCCCCGAGCTGGACACCCGTAACTGCACCTCTGAGCTCTGCACCCATG ctGCCCCCGGCGCAGAGGACGTAGCGCTGTACGTGGGGCTGGTGGCCGTGGCcgtgtgcctggtgctgctgctgctggtgggggtGCTGGTGTACTGCCGCAAGAAAGGGGGCCTGGACGCTGATGTGGCTGATTCCTCCATCCTCACCGCCGGCTTCCAGCCCGTCAGCATCAAACCCAGCAAGGCTG acaaCCCCAGCCTGCTCACCATCCAGCCAGACCTCAGCACCACCACCATGACCTACCAGGGCTCGCTCTGCCCACGCCAGGACGGCCCTGCCAAGCTCCAGCTGCCCAACGGGCACCTGCTGAGCCCGCTGGGTGCTGGACGGCACACGCTGCACCACAGCTCGCCCGCCGCCGAGGGTGCTGACTTCGTGGCGCGGCTCTCCACGCAGAGCTACTTCCGCTCCCTGCCCCGTGGCACCAACAACATGGCCTATGGCACCTTCAACTTCCTGGGGGGAAGGCTCATGATCCCCAACACAG GGATCAGCCTGCTCATCCCACCCGATGCCATCCCACGGGGGAAGATCTATGAGGTCTACCTGACCCTGCACAAGCAGGAGGAGGTGAG gctgcccctggCTGGCTGCCAGACGCTGCTGAGCCCCATTGTCAGCTGTGGCCCCCCCGGGGTCCTCCTCACCCGCCCCGCCATCCTGGCCATGGGGCACTGCGTGGAAGCCAGTGCTGAGAACTGGAGCATCCGGCTGAAGAAGCAGTCGTGCGAGGGCACGTGGGAG GACGTGCTGCAGCTGGGCGCTGAGCCGTGCACAGAGCTGTACTACTGCCAGCTGGAAGCGCAGGCTTGCTACGTGTTCACGGAGCAGCTGGGGCGCTTTGCCCTGGTCGGGGAGTCCCTTAGCATGGCGGCCTCCAAGCGCCTCAAGCTGGTCCTGTTCGCGCCGGCCGCCTGCCCCTCGCTCGAGTACAACATCCGTGTCTACTGCCTCAGTGACACCCAGGACGTCCTCAAG GAGGTGATCcagctggagaagcagctggGAGGGCAGCTGATCGGAGCCCCCCGGGTGCTGCACTTCAAGGACAGCTACCACAACCTGCGCCTCTCCATCCACGATatgcccagctccctctggaAGAGCAAGCTCCTCGCCAGCTACCAG GAGATCCCCTTCTACCACATCTGGAGCGGGCTGCAACCCTTCCTGCACTGCACCTTCACCCTGGAGCGCTTGAGCACCAGCACTTGTGAGCTGGCCTGCAAGATCTGGGTCTGGCAGGTGGAGGGAGATGGGCAGAGCTTCACTGTCAACTTCAACATCGCCAAG GACACAAGGTTTTCAGACTGGCTGGTCCCTGACGAGGTGGGCACGCCGGCTCTGGTGGGCCCCAGTGCCTTCAAGATCCCCTTCCTCATCCGCCAAAAGATCATCAGCAGCCTGGACCCGCCGGGCACACGGGGAGCTGACTGGAGGACACTGGCACAAAAGCTCAACCTTGACAG CCATCTCAGCTTCTTCGCCTCGAAGGCCAGCCCTACAGCCATGATCCTCAACTTGTGGGAAGCACGGCACTTCCCCAATGGCAACCTCTCCCAGCTGGCTGCCGCCGTGGCCGAGGTCGGCAAGCAGGACGGTGCCCTCTTCTCGGAGGCTGAGTGCTGA